From a single Shewanella donghaensis genomic region:
- a CDS encoding LuxR C-terminal-related transcriptional regulator — MFKVINWMIVSRSQLLVDLLDCRWPQEFLVKLAKATPATMSSLLATQQTSLVVFDLATIDLQQAYQLQRLIEREHYAVKTVFINFPKQVDAKFLIHPATTSGAFYTDADLAEISSGFNEILKGRSIIPIDLHKSITNDDTDDDSEHLTIREREVLQALLTGSTNLDIANQLFVSESTIKTHLYRAFRKIGVSSRGQAIAWAQTHMHEVRV, encoded by the coding sequence ATGTTTAAAGTTATCAATTGGATGATCGTTTCTCGTTCTCAATTACTCGTTGATTTGCTTGATTGCCGTTGGCCTCAAGAGTTTTTAGTCAAGTTAGCCAAAGCAACCCCTGCAACAATGAGTTCACTACTCGCGACTCAACAAACATCTTTAGTTGTGTTTGATTTAGCAACCATCGATTTGCAACAAGCGTATCAGTTACAAAGATTAATTGAACGAGAGCATTATGCTGTTAAAACAGTATTCATTAATTTTCCAAAACAGGTTGATGCCAAGTTTTTAATTCATCCTGCAACCACATCGGGTGCATTTTATACTGATGCGGATCTTGCTGAAATCAGCAGCGGTTTTAATGAAATACTAAAAGGTAGAAGTATCATTCCAATTGATTTACATAAATCGATTACTAATGATGATACTGACGATGATAGCGAGCATTTAACTATCCGCGAAAGAGAAGTATTGCAAGCCTTACTCACAGGCAGCACTAACTTAGATATTGCTAATCAGCTATTCGTTAGTGAAAGCACCATTAAAACACATTTATATCGTGCCTTTAGAAAAATTGGTGTATCAAGTCGAGGCCAAGCTATTGCATGGGCACAAACTCATATGCATGAGGTAAGAGTATGA
- a CDS encoding curli production assembly/transport protein CsgE, with amino-acid sequence MKNIIVMFFLLLFPSTVFAESQIAAETSVTEVPIKQSNSKNEAPIDQSQVDKLDNAKEPATSATDKNIQKAPALKPLDISDAIPKNEKDLIDGLILNRAMTRLGHRFYRQFVGAYRDIGGNSKHSGLTVVEQATARSGSKILIQQNRKTIFVTFISPISRNMDDQVNYAAKRVNAAVIKKNEQAILGALFDPDLAPDEI; translated from the coding sequence ATGAAAAACATCATAGTGATGTTTTTTTTATTACTATTTCCAAGTACTGTATTTGCTGAAAGTCAGATAGCGGCTGAAACATCGGTCACTGAAGTTCCTATCAAACAATCTAATTCTAAGAATGAAGCGCCAATTGATCAGTCTCAAGTTGATAAGCTAGATAATGCGAAAGAGCCAGCAACGTCAGCAACTGATAAGAATATTCAAAAGGCACCAGCGTTAAAGCCATTAGATATTAGCGATGCGATTCCTAAAAACGAAAAAGATCTTATTGATGGTCTTATTTTAAATAGAGCAATGACGCGACTTGGTCATCGATTTTACCGTCAGTTTGTTGGTGCATATAGAGATATTGGTGGCAATAGCAAGCATTCAGGTCTCACCGTCGTTGAACAAGCAACAGCAAGAAGTGGCAGTAAGATATTAATTCAACAAAATCGAAAAACCATTTTTGTTACTTTTATATCGCCTATTAGTAGAAATATGGATGATCAAGTCAATTATGCTGCAAAGCGTGTAAATGCAGCGGTTATTAAGAAAAATGAACAAGCAATCTTGGGTGCGCTGTTTGATCCAGATCTTGCTCCTGACGAAATATAA
- a CDS encoding curli assembly protein CsgF yields MKKILFTSILLIFSVDCFATQLVYQPVNPAFGGSYLNGSYLLANASAQNDHDGGGSGYVAPTALERLSSSLQSRLMSQLFNDAANGGEGYLKTDDFEINVVNEDGALIVHITDVLTGETTIIEVGGIVDDGTGG; encoded by the coding sequence ATGAAAAAAATATTGTTTACCTCAATTTTACTAATATTCTCAGTTGATTGCTTTGCAACTCAACTGGTTTATCAACCAGTAAACCCAGCTTTCGGTGGCAGTTATTTAAACGGTTCATATTTACTCGCTAACGCATCCGCGCAGAATGATCATGATGGTGGAGGCTCAGGTTATGTTGCACCAACGGCCCTAGAGCGCCTCTCAAGTTCATTGCAATCGAGACTGATGAGCCAACTATTTAATGATGCAGCAAACGGCGGTGAAGGTTATTTAAAAACCGATGATTTTGAAATCAACGTAGTTAATGAAGATGGCGCATTGATTGTACATATTACTGATGTGCTAACAGGCGAAACGACCATTATTGAAGTTGGTGGCATTGTTGATGACGGTACAGGAGGCTAA
- a CDS encoding CsgG/HfaB family protein: protein MMQKLIVSLFVLSLSACSSVDDQFEDIDVTSSLMPKGETYYDLTSLPFPQGAMIAAVYDFRDQTGQYKPIPSSNFSTAVPQSGTAFLAQSLNDSAWFIPVEREGLQNLLTERKILRAGLKGDASKLPQLNSAQVLMEGGIVAYDTNIKTGGAGARYLGIGASGQYRVDSITVNLRAVDIRTGRLLSSVTTTKAIVSKEITAGVFKFIDAQDLLEAEVGYTSNEPVSLCVVSAIESAVVHLIADGIWKGAWKLGDATTGLQNTTLQKYWLEAHNDAQVSARIKRG from the coding sequence ATGATGCAAAAATTAATTGTGAGTTTATTTGTATTATCGCTATCAGCTTGTTCATCTGTCGATGACCAATTTGAAGATATTGATGTCACCTCAAGTCTAATGCCAAAAGGTGAGACCTATTACGATCTTACTAGCTTACCGTTTCCACAAGGGGCAATGATTGCAGCCGTTTATGATTTTAGAGATCAAACGGGTCAATATAAGCCGATTCCATCAAGTAACTTTTCAACTGCAGTACCACAATCAGGCACCGCATTTTTAGCGCAATCACTGAATGATTCAGCTTGGTTTATCCCCGTTGAACGTGAAGGGCTGCAGAACTTATTAACAGAGCGTAAGATTTTACGCGCTGGATTAAAAGGCGATGCGAGTAAACTGCCGCAGTTAAACAGTGCTCAAGTATTAATGGAAGGCGGTATTGTTGCATACGATACCAATATTAAAACTGGCGGAGCTGGAGCTCGTTACTTAGGTATCGGAGCATCTGGTCAATATCGTGTTGATAGCATTACTGTTAATTTACGTGCTGTTGATATTCGTACAGGCCGTTTATTGAGCAGTGTTACGACGACTAAAGCTATTGTTTCAAAAGAAATTACCGCTGGTGTATTCAAGTTTATTGATGCGCAAGATTTATTAGAAGCTGAAGTCGGTTACACCTCAAATGAACCTGTGAGTTTATGTGTTGTTTCTGCGATTGAAAGTGCAGTTGTGCATTTGATTGCCGATGGTATTTGGAAAGGTGCTTGGAAGTTGGGCGACGCAACTACAGGTTTACAAAATACCACATTACAGAAATATTGGTTAGAAGCGCATAATGACGCTCAAGTTAGTGCCAGAATTAAACGTGGTTAG
- a CDS encoding M61 family metallopeptidase, with protein sequence MHYHIIAIDPKAHLFEVTQTIETASAQQSLYLPAWLPGSYMIRDFARNIIEINAVDDNNQKIDVLQLDKQTWQCQNQSGFIKLTYQIYAWDLSVRSAHLDTTHGFFNGSSVFLAAKGLESTKHSLTIAKSSLSELKDWKLATSMPRTSGEQFGFGEFYANNYDDFIDHPVEMGDLTIDSFVACGVTHDIVLSGKHRASMARLCQDLKAICEYQINLFGGPAPFERYVFLTTVLGNGFGGLEHRASTALMCSRKDLPTDMHHEVNSDYRTYLSLCSHEYFHSWNVKRIKPAEFTPFDLSQEAYTQQLWAYEGITSYFDDFLTYRSGCVDKKQYLTMLSETMTRVYRSQGRFKQTLKSSSFNAWTKFYKQDENANNAIVSYYTKGALFALYLDLTIRLETQGTQSLDNVMQALWLQYGKPGIGTEIDSHQKIVETILNRNCDELFSYLDNTNDIPLTPLLTSVGIGMEIKASSGTSDVGGTETKGNSIAFGAKTKPESLGLKIMTVVNGSPAHQAGLSAGDLLISANHLQVDNLFEKQLQTFPVGEVLQLHWFRRDELMQGVFVITAAVADTINLTIVDEEKLTAWL encoded by the coding sequence ATGCATTATCACATCATTGCTATCGATCCTAAAGCGCATTTATTTGAAGTCACCCAAACTATTGAAACTGCATCAGCGCAACAGTCTTTATATTTACCCGCCTGGCTCCCTGGTAGTTACATGATCAGAGACTTCGCCCGTAATATTATCGAAATCAATGCTGTAGATGACAACAATCAAAAAATTGATGTTCTCCAGTTAGATAAACAGACTTGGCAATGTCAGAATCAAAGCGGTTTTATCAAGTTAACGTATCAAATTTATGCATGGGACCTGTCTGTTCGTTCAGCTCATTTAGATACCACTCATGGCTTTTTCAATGGTAGCAGCGTGTTTTTAGCAGCTAAAGGACTCGAATCAACAAAGCATAGCCTGACCATAGCTAAATCGAGTTTATCAGAACTGAAAGACTGGAAACTAGCCACCAGCATGCCGAGAACATCTGGTGAGCAATTCGGTTTTGGTGAATTTTATGCCAATAATTACGATGACTTTATTGATCACCCAGTTGAAATGGGAGATTTAACCATTGATAGCTTTGTAGCTTGCGGTGTGACTCACGATATTGTGCTGAGTGGTAAGCACCGAGCGTCAATGGCTAGGCTTTGCCAAGATTTAAAAGCCATTTGTGAATATCAAATCAATTTATTTGGCGGACCCGCTCCATTTGAGCGCTATGTATTTTTAACCACCGTATTAGGTAATGGTTTTGGCGGTTTAGAACATCGAGCATCAACTGCATTAATGTGCTCAAGAAAAGATTTACCCACTGACATGCATCATGAAGTGAATAGTGATTACCGCACTTATCTTTCTTTGTGTAGTCATGAATACTTTCACAGCTGGAACGTTAAACGTATTAAACCTGCTGAGTTTACTCCCTTTGATTTATCTCAAGAAGCCTATACCCAGCAACTATGGGCTTATGAAGGTATCACGTCCTATTTTGATGATTTTCTTACTTACCGAAGTGGTTGTGTTGATAAAAAGCAATATCTCACTATGCTTAGCGAAACCATGACCCGCGTATATCGCTCACAAGGCCGCTTTAAGCAAACATTAAAATCATCGAGTTTTAATGCGTGGACCAAATTCTATAAACAAGACGAAAATGCCAATAATGCTATTGTCAGTTATTACACTAAAGGTGCTCTATTCGCGCTATATCTAGACTTGACCATACGTTTAGAAACCCAAGGAACACAGAGCTTAGATAATGTAATGCAAGCACTATGGCTACAATACGGTAAACCAGGTATTGGCACCGAAATAGACAGTCACCAAAAGATTGTAGAAACAATCCTTAATCGTAATTGTGACGAATTATTTAGTTATCTTGATAATACTAACGATATTCCTTTAACACCGCTGCTGACTAGTGTTGGTATTGGCATGGAAATTAAAGCAAGTTCAGGCACGAGTGATGTCGGCGGAACAGAAACCAAAGGGAATAGCATTGCCTTTGGCGCTAAAACAAAACCTGAGAGCTTAGGTTTAAAAATAATGACTGTGGTTAATGGTAGTCCAGCACATCAAGCAGGTTTGAGCGCGGGAGATTTATTAATCTCAGCAAATCATTTACAAGTGGATAATCTATTTGAAAAGCAGCTACAAACTTTTCCTGTAGGTGAGGTATTACAATTACATTGGTTTAGACGTGATGAACTTATGCAGGGTGTTTTTGTTATTACTGCAGCGGTTGCAGATACCATTAATTTAACCATCGTCGATGAGGAAAAGCTTACCGCTTGGTTATAA
- the hinT gene encoding purine nucleoside phosphoramidase, giving the protein MAEETIFSKIIRREIPADILFQDELVTAFRDITPQAPTHILIIPNHLIPTANDIKASDELALGRMMTVAAKLASEAGIAEDGYRLIMNCNKHGGQEVYHIHMHLVGGKPLGPMLSRLD; this is encoded by the coding sequence ATGGCTGAAGAAACGATTTTCAGTAAAATAATCCGTCGAGAAATTCCTGCCGATATTCTTTTTCAAGATGAGCTTGTTACCGCGTTTCGTGACATAACTCCCCAAGCGCCAACACACATTTTGATTATCCCTAACCATCTCATTCCTACTGCTAATGATATAAAAGCATCAGATGAATTAGCATTAGGTCGTATGATGACCGTTGCTGCCAAGCTTGCTTCAGAAGCCGGTATTGCAGAAGACGGTTATCGTTTGATTATGAATTGTAATAAACATGGTGGACAAGAGGTTTACCATATCCATATGCATCTGGTTGGCGGTAAGCCATTAGGACCAATGCTAAGTCGTCTGGATTAA
- a CDS encoding PaaI family thioesterase, which yields MKINSDFFPLTGVASRFVNQLAHCGRLNISVLEASEHHVLLELPYSQDIIGDPDTGVIHGGVVTTIIDTASGTSVVCAILEKYKSLEISPTLDLRVDYMKPAEPNKPLYAFAECYRLSSNVAFTRAIAYQDSIDDPIAHAVGSFMRISPEMVGEEFRQALMGNPDELDGKALSTPTNKQNALNHPVANTLENATVSVDDLKVHDVVKRAIDLNDYSYLLAKVPYTQFIGMSVDRFGDEMVFKLPAKDDNIGNPILPAIHGGVIAGFMEMSAIVQLMVFMQAKKVPKIIDFSIDYLRAGLHQDTFAECKITRQGRRVANVSINCWQKNRKQLIATARAHFLLEQ from the coding sequence ATGAAAATAAACAGTGATTTTTTCCCGTTAACTGGTGTAGCTAGCCGATTTGTTAATCAGCTTGCCCATTGTGGACGTTTAAATATAAGCGTATTGGAAGCCAGTGAACACCATGTTTTATTAGAATTACCTTATAGCCAAGATATCATTGGCGATCCTGATACCGGTGTTATCCATGGTGGGGTGGTGACGACCATCATTGATACCGCATCTGGTACATCGGTGGTTTGCGCCATTCTCGAGAAATATAAATCGTTAGAAATATCGCCGACATTAGATTTGCGAGTCGATTATATGAAGCCTGCTGAGCCTAATAAGCCACTTTATGCATTTGCTGAGTGCTATCGTTTATCGTCAAATGTTGCCTTTACTCGTGCGATTGCTTATCAAGACAGTATTGATGATCCTATTGCCCATGCTGTTGGTTCATTTATGCGTATCAGCCCTGAAATGGTGGGTGAGGAATTTCGACAAGCTTTAATGGGAAACCCTGACGAGCTAGATGGGAAAGCGCTATCAACACCAACCAATAAACAAAATGCGCTCAATCATCCAGTAGCTAATACGCTAGAAAATGCGACAGTGTCAGTTGATGACTTAAAGGTTCATGATGTCGTTAAGCGTGCAATTGATTTAAATGACTATAGTTATCTATTAGCTAAAGTACCTTACACCCAGTTTATCGGCATGAGTGTTGATCGCTTTGGTGATGAAATGGTGTTTAAGCTTCCTGCAAAAGATGACAATATTGGTAATCCAATTTTGCCCGCTATTCACGGTGGTGTCATTGCTGGTTTTATGGAAATGTCAGCGATTGTTCAGTTAATGGTATTTATGCAAGCTAAGAAAGTGCCAAAAATAATTGATTTTTCAATTGATTATTTACGTGCAGGCCTACATCAAGATACGTTTGCGGAATGTAAAATCACCAGACAAGGTCGTCGCGTTGCCAATGTAAGTATCAACTGTTGGCAGAAAAACAGAAAGCAATTAATTGCGACAGCAAGAGCGCACTTTTTGCTTGAGCAGTAA
- a CDS encoding YcfL family protein, producing the protein MKLSVVIVSLALMLSACANHTAGVSASSTGEVRVDNNSFAREVAVEQVKVRTQSDLLQGSALIKSQVSTDLRLQYKFTWYDVGGFTIEDEGNSWKSVKLHGMQQIQVASVAPNANATRFEVYVRKAFSN; encoded by the coding sequence ATGAAACTATCGGTAGTCATTGTATCGCTGGCATTAATGTTATCTGCATGTGCGAACCACACAGCTGGCGTATCAGCCAGTTCAACGGGGGAAGTGAGAGTGGATAACAACTCATTCGCACGAGAAGTGGCCGTGGAGCAAGTAAAGGTGCGGACCCAGTCAGACTTGTTGCAAGGCTCTGCCTTAATTAAAAGTCAGGTATCAACAGATCTAAGGCTTCAATACAAGTTCACCTGGTACGATGTAGGCGGCTTTACCATTGAAGATGAAGGCAATAGTTGGAAATCAGTAAAGTTACATGGGATGCAACAAATACAGGTGGCTTCAGTTGCCCCTAATGCAAATGCGACCCGCTTTGAAGTGTATGTTAGAAAAGCATTTTCCAATTAG